In Crateriforma spongiae, the following proteins share a genomic window:
- a CDS encoding aldo/keto reductase — MNHSDASSTDLVLADGSKLPKVGLGFWKIPGDQCDQVVSTAIDLGYRHFDCACDYGNEAEIGAAMSKQFSSGSINRDELWVTSKLWNTYHRREHVRLAVEKTLRDLQLDYLDLYHIHFPISLEFVPFEDRYPPAWFFDPDAESPAMKPVQVPIRETWAAMEELVDAGLVRHIGICNFGVSLIRDLISDCRIRPSVLQVELHPYLTQNHLVRYAESENIAVTAFSPLGAKSYQPLGMAEASDSVLDHSVVQRIAEETGRSTAQVVLRWGVQRGTAVIPKSQQAAHLADNLNLFDFELTESQMESISGLDQHRRFNDPAVFCEAAFNTYYPIFD, encoded by the coding sequence ATGAATCATTCTGACGCTTCTTCAACGGACCTTGTCCTGGCCGATGGCAGCAAGTTGCCAAAGGTTGGTTTGGGATTTTGGAAGATTCCCGGCGACCAATGCGATCAAGTCGTCTCGACCGCAATCGATTTGGGTTATCGCCATTTCGATTGTGCTTGCGATTACGGAAACGAAGCGGAGATCGGTGCGGCGATGTCCAAACAGTTTTCCAGCGGATCGATCAATCGTGACGAACTGTGGGTGACCAGCAAGCTGTGGAATACGTATCACCGCCGGGAACACGTTCGTTTGGCGGTGGAGAAAACGCTGCGGGATCTGCAGCTGGATTATTTGGACCTGTACCACATCCACTTTCCGATCTCGCTGGAATTTGTTCCCTTCGAAGACCGATATCCGCCCGCTTGGTTCTTCGATCCTGATGCGGAATCACCGGCAATGAAGCCGGTCCAAGTTCCGATCCGCGAAACATGGGCCGCGATGGAAGAACTGGTCGACGCAGGCTTGGTCCGACACATCGGGATTTGCAATTTCGGCGTCTCGCTGATCCGCGATCTGATTAGCGATTGCCGCATCCGGCCCTCGGTGCTGCAGGTGGAACTTCACCCCTACCTGACGCAAAACCATCTAGTGCGATACGCGGAAAGCGAAAACATCGCCGTGACGGCGTTTTCACCGCTGGGTGCAAAGAGTTATCAACCGCTGGGAATGGCCGAGGCATCCGATTCCGTTTTGGACCATTCGGTTGTGCAACGTATCGCGGAAGAAACCGGTCGATCCACCGCTCAAGTCGTCTTGCGGTGGGGCGTGCAACGAGGCACGGCGGTGATTCCCAAAAGCCAGCAGGCGGCGCACCTGGCGGACAACCTGAATCTGTTCGATTTTGAATTGACCGAATCACAAATGGAATCGATCAGCGGCCTGGATCAACACCGCCGGTTCAACGACCCGGCCGTCTTTTGTGAAGCCGCGTTCAATACGTACTATCCGATATTCGATTGA
- a CDS encoding GumC domain-containing protein — MSAAPIPWKHIRNVLVLFSPLWGGAAVLFGLFGLSYSLFSSDVWSAKQPLVIRDEATGSVDRLGRFASQNELKAAQETILEMAKNPEVVAAALRQIGPDKRSGADDWPSVKTIETVADQCVNLVAPQGSEFGSSEVIYLSVKAKKPDRAVAFCNALFDNLTEQLRKVRRVRADSIIVELTHARDLARQNLDEALTMIQEIEVKSGIDLGELRNLNDTISGDGTSRRTLETTTSDRQAAELALSKLEAFHQLLVDGASDPQKLLISGDELMSSQPSLQRLKEGLIDAQLETSKLAGNHTVLNPKRRVAMAVEEEIKRRLQQEAAAVVRGMQPELKLARDRVNRLRQQEADLTKKLAHLAEIRATYAKLDAQLKNRTEQFAAAEAALAEARASRSAALSTNLIAELGPPQVGDSPISMSGTMLTAGSTTAGLMFGLGIVFLIAPGPSGKTYGRRWSDYLGGRRASDHASGSEGGSGQSFPNDRRAKPRT, encoded by the coding sequence ATGTCAGCTGCACCGATTCCTTGGAAGCACATCCGCAACGTCTTGGTTCTGTTTTCGCCTTTGTGGGGCGGGGCCGCGGTGTTGTTCGGACTGTTCGGGCTCAGTTATTCCCTGTTCAGCAGCGACGTTTGGTCGGCGAAACAGCCCTTGGTGATCCGCGACGAGGCGACCGGTTCGGTCGACCGACTGGGGCGATTCGCCAGCCAGAATGAATTGAAAGCCGCCCAAGAAACCATCTTGGAAATGGCCAAGAATCCCGAAGTGGTTGCGGCAGCCCTCCGCCAGATCGGCCCCGACAAACGGTCCGGCGCCGACGATTGGCCCAGCGTCAAAACGATCGAAACGGTGGCCGACCAATGCGTGAATCTCGTCGCCCCCCAGGGCAGCGAATTCGGCAGCAGCGAAGTGATCTATCTGTCGGTCAAAGCCAAGAAGCCTGACCGCGCGGTCGCGTTCTGCAACGCCCTGTTTGACAACTTGACCGAACAACTGCGAAAGGTGCGTCGTGTCCGTGCCGACAGCATCATCGTCGAACTGACCCACGCGCGTGATCTGGCGCGACAGAACCTGGACGAAGCGTTGACGATGATCCAAGAGATCGAAGTCAAATCCGGGATCGACTTGGGCGAACTGCGAAACCTGAACGACACGATCAGCGGTGATGGAACCAGCCGGCGAACCTTGGAAACGACGACCAGCGACCGGCAAGCGGCCGAATTGGCGCTGTCCAAGCTGGAAGCCTTTCATCAGCTGTTGGTCGACGGGGCATCGGATCCACAAAAGCTGTTGATCAGTGGTGACGAATTGATGTCCAGCCAACCTTCGCTGCAACGATTGAAGGAAGGCTTGATCGACGCACAGTTGGAAACCAGCAAGCTGGCGGGCAATCACACCGTGCTGAACCCCAAACGGCGTGTCGCCATGGCCGTCGAAGAAGAAATCAAACGTCGTCTTCAACAGGAGGCCGCGGCGGTGGTTCGCGGGATGCAACCGGAACTGAAACTGGCGCGAGACCGCGTCAATCGTTTGCGTCAGCAAGAAGCCGACTTGACCAAGAAGCTGGCTCACCTGGCCGAAATCCGGGCGACCTATGCAAAGCTGGACGCACAACTGAAAAACCGCACCGAGCAATTTGCCGCGGCCGAAGCCGCCCTGGCCGAAGCACGAGCCAGTCGATCGGCCGCGTTGTCGACGAACCTGATCGCCGAACTGGGGCCACCCCAGGTCGGCGATTCACCCATCAGTATGTCGGGAACCATGCTGACCGCCGGCTCGACGACCGCCGGGCTGATGTTCGGTCTTGGGATCGTTTTCTTGATCGCACCGGGGCCATCGGGTAAGACCTACGGTCGTCGCTGGAGCGATTACCTGGGCGGTCGCCGCGCATCGGATCATGCGTCCGGAAGCGAGGGCGGCAGCGGTCAAAGTTTTCCAAATGATCGACGCGCCAAGCCGCGGACCTGA
- a CDS encoding dodecin → MSHHTYKKIEVTGTSPVSIEEAVETAITHASRTVRGLSWFELTETRGLIEEGKVSEWQVTIKIGFNLDQ, encoded by the coding sequence ATGTCACACCACACCTACAAGAAGATCGAAGTCACCGGAACATCCCCGGTTTCGATCGAAGAAGCGGTCGAGACCGCCATCACGCACGCGTCACGTACCGTCCGCGGACTCAGTTGGTTTGAACTGACCGAAACCCGCGGGTTGATCGAAGAAGGCAAAGTGTCCGAATGGCAAGTGACAATCAAGATTGGCTTCAATCTGGATCAGTGA
- a CDS encoding 3-keto-disaccharide hydrolase — MFRCFAVLTFVLCGNIIVFADQPEPGKWTSLFNGKDLTGWTPKIRYQETGVDPYNTFRVEDGLLKVRYDQYDEFNQTFGHLFYKDDFSNYRFRVEYRFVGEQCKGGPGWALRNSGVMIHGERPEQMTKDQDFPTSIEVQLLGGDGTHDRTTSNLCTPGTNVFYQNKLFLPHCTKSSSKTYHGEQWVTAEIEVRGNKVVKHILDGDVVLEYQQPQLDPRDAHAKELSEKAGGLMLSGGSISLQSESHPIDFRRVEIMVLED; from the coding sequence ATGTTTCGCTGCTTCGCTGTTCTGACTTTCGTCCTCTGCGGCAACATCATCGTTTTTGCCGACCAGCCCGAGCCTGGAAAATGGACCTCGCTGTTCAACGGCAAAGACCTGACCGGCTGGACCCCCAAGATTCGCTATCAAGAAACAGGCGTCGATCCCTACAACACCTTTCGCGTCGAGGACGGTTTGCTGAAGGTGCGATACGACCAATACGACGAATTCAATCAAACCTTTGGACACCTGTTCTACAAAGACGACTTTTCCAACTATCGATTCCGAGTCGAATACCGCTTTGTCGGCGAACAATGCAAAGGCGGACCGGGATGGGCGCTCCGCAACAGCGGCGTGATGATCCACGGTGAACGCCCCGAACAGATGACCAAGGACCAGGATTTCCCAACATCGATCGAAGTCCAATTGCTGGGCGGTGATGGCACCCACGACCGAACAACGTCCAACTTGTGCACGCCGGGAACCAACGTGTTCTATCAAAACAAGTTGTTCTTGCCGCACTGCACCAAGTCATCATCAAAGACCTACCACGGTGAACAGTGGGTGACCGCGGAGATCGAAGTCCGTGGCAACAAAGTCGTGAAGCATATCTTGGACGGCGATGTCGTTTTGGAATATCAACAACCGCAGTTGGATCCGCGCGACGCCCACGCGAAAGAACTGAGCGAAAAAGCCGGCGGGCTGATGCTGAGCGGTGGTTCGATTTCATTGCAATCCGAAAGCCATCCAATCGATTTCCGCCGTGTCGAAATCATGGTCCTGGAAGACTAA
- a CDS encoding helix-turn-helix domain-containing protein has translation MSDRRTSRPVDEVLPDFGVFVFESHHTGDFSMDFRSHRFVKLIYVLEGAGKLETQTITKPFQSGDVIVVPPDLRHRVVDAPEQPSRLYVACISLSLLRFDSAIAKRFAFFVLGDPHLTTRVAVTMRRMVYRQQTLDDAISLSMVADALRLLESVLDPRTHVRKRVARGMTRDQESMRRYVSYLEDYFFEATTIDEAAASLGMSRRHFTKLFSQQTETTWLNFVRGKAVDHAKKRLQDTSIPIASVAFECGFNDLTTFYRQFKKHAGMSPAKYRQQSGQADDSDR, from the coding sequence TTGTCGGATCGACGCACCAGCCGTCCGGTCGATGAAGTGTTGCCGGACTTCGGCGTCTTCGTTTTCGAGAGCCACCACACCGGTGACTTTTCGATGGACTTTCGGTCGCATCGTTTCGTCAAGCTGATCTACGTGCTCGAAGGCGCTGGCAAGCTGGAAACCCAAACCATTACCAAGCCCTTTCAAAGTGGTGATGTGATCGTGGTGCCGCCGGACCTGCGTCACCGCGTTGTCGATGCACCGGAACAGCCCAGTCGTCTGTACGTGGCCTGCATCAGCTTGAGTCTGTTGCGATTCGATTCGGCGATCGCCAAACGGTTCGCGTTCTTCGTGTTGGGTGATCCCCATCTGACCACCCGCGTCGCGGTCACCATGCGGCGGATGGTTTATCGCCAGCAGACCCTGGACGATGCCATCAGCCTGTCGATGGTCGCCGACGCCCTGCGGTTGCTGGAATCAGTTTTGGATCCGCGGACCCATGTTCGCAAGCGCGTCGCGCGGGGCATGACGCGGGACCAAGAATCAATGCGCCGCTATGTCAGCTATTTGGAAGACTATTTCTTCGAAGCCACCACGATCGATGAGGCCGCGGCCAGTTTGGGGATGTCACGGCGGCACTTCACGAAATTGTTCAGCCAGCAAACCGAGACGACCTGGTTGAACTTCGTGCGGGGCAAGGCCGTCGACCATGCTAAGAAACGCTTGCAAGACACGTCGATTCCGATCGCCTCGGTCGCCTTCGAATGCGGGTTCAACGATCTGACGACGTTCTATCGCCAGTTCAAAAAGCATGCCGGTATGTCACCTGCCAAGTACCGCCAGCAGTCCGGCCAGGCGGATGATTCCGATCGCTGA
- a CDS encoding nitronate monooxygenase has product MFSSDATAQEPVLIQGGMGAAVSNWRLAKAVAMTGQLGVVSGTAMDVVLSRRLQLGDPGGHMRRALADFPFPEMARRILDKFYVPDGKAADQPFRGAMVITDTPTTSQLELVVVANFVEVWLAKEDHDGPIGINLLEKIQTPTLASLYGAMLAGVDYVLMGAGIPKFIPGALDRLSRGEAAELPLHILDTDQPVYSRFDPVAFGAGEITWLNRPKFLAIVASATLASMLAKKSTGKVDGFIIEGPTAGGHNAPPRGRTELNDRGEPVYGRRDVVKLAEIAKIGLPFWLAGSYGSADAIEQAIAEGATGVQVGTPFAFCQESGLSDGIKSEVIQRARAGKLDVHTDPLASPTGFPFKVLQLNDTMSELPIYEERKRICDLGFLRQGYLREDGKTGWRCPAEPVDDYVRKGGKVEDTVGRKCVCNGLLADIGLAQTRKSGETELPLVTCGNDVVNIGRFLPSDDAIAYSAADVVETLLTKMPSAEVATTV; this is encoded by the coding sequence GTGTTTTCATCCGACGCCACTGCACAAGAACCCGTTTTGATCCAAGGTGGCATGGGTGCCGCCGTGTCCAATTGGCGGCTCGCCAAAGCGGTTGCCATGACCGGGCAATTGGGTGTCGTTTCGGGGACCGCGATGGACGTCGTATTGTCACGACGGTTGCAATTGGGCGACCCCGGCGGACACATGCGTCGGGCTCTTGCGGATTTCCCTTTTCCCGAGATGGCCCGGCGAATCTTGGACAAGTTCTATGTGCCCGACGGCAAAGCGGCCGACCAGCCGTTTCGCGGCGCGATGGTGATCACCGACACGCCGACGACGTCACAGTTGGAATTGGTGGTGGTGGCAAACTTTGTCGAAGTCTGGCTGGCCAAAGAAGATCATGACGGCCCGATTGGCATCAACCTGTTGGAAAAGATTCAAACCCCAACCCTGGCATCACTGTACGGTGCCATGCTGGCCGGGGTTGATTACGTGCTGATGGGTGCTGGGATCCCGAAATTCATTCCCGGTGCACTGGATCGTTTGTCACGGGGCGAAGCGGCCGAATTGCCGCTGCATATTTTGGACACCGACCAACCGGTTTATTCGCGTTTCGATCCCGTCGCCTTCGGTGCCGGTGAAATCACTTGGCTGAACCGCCCCAAATTCTTGGCCATCGTCGCATCGGCAACGTTGGCATCGATGCTGGCCAAAAAATCAACGGGCAAGGTTGATGGCTTTATCATCGAAGGCCCAACCGCCGGCGGGCACAACGCACCGCCGCGTGGCCGTACGGAGTTGAATGATCGCGGCGAACCGGTTTATGGACGTCGCGACGTGGTGAAACTGGCGGAGATTGCAAAGATTGGATTGCCGTTCTGGTTGGCGGGATCTTACGGTTCAGCGGATGCGATCGAACAAGCCATTGCCGAAGGCGCAACCGGCGTCCAGGTAGGCACTCCATTCGCGTTCTGCCAAGAATCGGGACTGAGCGACGGAATCAAATCCGAAGTCATCCAGCGTGCTCGTGCAGGCAAGCTGGACGTTCATACTGACCCGCTTGCTTCGCCGACCGGTTTCCCGTTCAAAGTGTTGCAACTGAACGACACGATGTCCGAGTTGCCAATCTACGAAGAACGTAAACGCATTTGCGACCTTGGATTCCTGCGGCAAGGTTACCTGCGTGAAGACGGCAAAACCGGCTGGCGTTGTCCGGCCGAACCCGTTGATGACTACGTCCGCAAAGGCGGCAAGGTGGAAGACACCGTCGGCCGAAAGTGCGTCTGCAATGGCTTGCTGGCCGACATCGGATTGGCACAAACTCGCAAGTCGGGCGAAACCGAATTGCCGTTGGTGACCTGCGGCAACGACGTGGTCAACATCGGCCGTTTCCTGCCAAGCGACGACGCCATCGCCTACAGTGCTGCGGATGTCGTCGAGACGCTGTTGACAAAAATGCCGTCGGCGGAAGTCGCCACGACGGTCTAG
- a CDS encoding oxidoreductase, with product MSTYPRIASLKTHDAFTARLLELGLDLPCDADVASGPDSPLADRFDVDGLTVGNRFCILPMEGWDGTTDGKPTDLTHRRWKNFGISGAKWMWGGEAVAVRHDGRANPNQLLINDDNLSSIADLRQTLLDAHAERFDSTDDLLVGLQLTHSGRFARPNRKDQPEPRAAQRNPALDRRLGIKDDSGLITDDELSTLVDDFIRASVMAEKIGFQFVDVKHCHGYLGHELLSGVDRSGKYGGSFENRTRFLRDIVQGIRSATRNMKIGVRVSVFDFLPYVPGDDRIGVPDADGDPRLAFGGDEKGLGIDLSQPGQFMELLQSLGIEMVCTTCGSPYYNPHIQRPAYFPPSDGYQPPEDPLVGVTRQIQATAALKRMHPSMTLVGSGYTYLQDWLPGVAQAVVRQGMVDSVGLGRMVLSYPELPDDVLTGQAWQRKKVCRTFSDCTTAPRNGMVSGCYPLDRFYKDRPERDQLKQIKQASAES from the coding sequence ATGTCGACTTATCCAAGAATCGCCAGCCTGAAGACCCACGATGCTTTCACCGCCCGATTGTTGGAATTGGGCCTGGATTTGCCCTGTGACGCCGACGTCGCCTCGGGACCGGACAGCCCACTTGCGGACCGTTTTGACGTCGATGGGCTGACGGTGGGCAACCGGTTTTGCATTTTGCCGATGGAAGGCTGGGACGGGACGACCGACGGCAAGCCCACGGACTTGACGCATCGCCGCTGGAAGAATTTCGGGATCAGCGGTGCCAAGTGGATGTGGGGCGGTGAAGCGGTGGCGGTCCGCCACGACGGTCGCGCCAACCCGAATCAACTGTTGATCAACGATGACAATCTGTCGTCGATCGCCGACCTGCGACAAACGTTGTTGGACGCCCACGCCGAACGTTTTGACAGCACCGATGATCTGTTGGTCGGTTTGCAGTTGACGCATTCAGGACGATTCGCGCGGCCCAATCGCAAGGATCAACCCGAACCACGAGCGGCACAGCGAAACCCGGCGCTGGACCGGCGTCTGGGGATCAAAGACGATTCCGGCCTGATCACCGATGATGAGCTATCGACCCTGGTCGACGACTTCATCCGAGCCAGCGTGATGGCGGAAAAGATTGGGTTCCAATTCGTCGACGTCAAACACTGTCACGGATATCTGGGGCATGAATTGCTGTCCGGCGTCGACCGGTCCGGCAAGTACGGCGGCAGCTTCGAAAATCGAACCCGATTCTTGCGAGACATTGTCCAGGGCATTCGATCGGCGACGCGGAACATGAAGATCGGCGTCCGCGTCAGCGTGTTTGATTTTCTGCCCTATGTGCCCGGTGACGACCGCATCGGTGTTCCCGATGCCGACGGGGATCCACGCTTGGCTTTTGGCGGCGATGAAAAAGGCTTGGGGATCGATCTGTCGCAACCGGGCCAGTTCATGGAACTGTTGCAATCACTGGGCATTGAAATGGTTTGTACGACATGCGGCAGCCCTTACTACAACCCGCACATCCAACGCCCGGCCTATTTTCCGCCCAGCGACGGTTACCAACCGCCCGAGGACCCGTTGGTCGGCGTGACACGTCAGATCCAAGCCACCGCGGCGCTCAAGCGGATGCACCCGAGCATGACACTGGTCGGATCGGGCTACACGTATCTTCAAGACTGGTTACCCGGTGTTGCCCAGGCGGTGGTTCGTCAGGGCATGGTCGACAGTGTCGGTCTGGGGCGAATGGTCTTGTCATATCCCGAACTTCCCGACGACGTGCTGACCGGTCAAGCATGGCAGCGTAAGAAGGTCTGTCGCACGTTCAGTGACTGTACCACCGCACCACGCAATGGGATGGTCAGCGGGTGTTATCCACTGGACCGTTTTTACAAGGACCGCCCCGAACGAGATCAGTTGAAGCAGATCAAGCAGGCGTCGGCGGAATCCTGA
- a CDS encoding FliM/FliN family flagellar motor switch protein has translation MSETSDSIDSDTIDAAVQPDAAPSGDSQVSRYKDRVLRIQTPLTVTLARSRVPLSRVISLVPGSMLTFDAHCDEPLTLEAGDHPIARGETVKIGDKFGMRIREIIRPVVED, from the coding sequence ATGTCCGAAACGTCTGATTCCATCGACTCCGACACAATCGACGCCGCTGTGCAGCCTGACGCGGCGCCCAGCGGTGATTCGCAGGTGTCGCGATACAAGGATCGCGTGCTGCGGATTCAGACGCCTCTGACCGTGACACTGGCTCGGTCACGTGTGCCGCTCAGCCGGGTGATTTCTCTGGTTCCCGGTTCGATGCTGACGTTCGACGCCCACTGTGACGAACCGCTGACTTTGGAAGCCGGTGACCATCCGATCGCACGCGGTGAAACCGTCAAGATCGGTGACAAGTTTGGGATGCGGATTCGCGAAATCATTCGCCCCGTCGTCGAAGACTGA
- a CDS encoding PVC-type heme-binding CxxCH protein produces the protein MRWLCGIGACWFWGWFAGVIAAVDNTTLPMVADPDLRLTLIASDPDIVTPIGLAIAASGRLFVLESHTHESAADYPGPDSDRIKVFADEDGDGDYESVTLFADGLVQGLTIAFSPVGDLYAVCARSVYRLPDRDQDGRSDGLQRIIDVKTKGRYSHNALLGITFDADGNLFLSRGNLGGQAYRVVGSDGTEVRGYGDGGNIMRSDADGGRLIEYATGFWNPFGIKFDSGGRLLCVDNDPDARGPNRLIHVVRGGDYGYRSLHGGSGTHPYQGWDGDPLSDPPGTLPYISGTGEAPCDLLDLSRTNFPTKYRDSLLVSVWTENTIEWHRLRPKGISITADVERLIQGNADFRPVAFDVGPGGDVFFTDWVQVDYPNHGRGRIWRLSSTRTRTDAMLPRPMFGSRSSNDAGDRFRQAAETIAESNQGIIDALSAADPFQNHLGVMQLAAPENSALRQKLAVSSDPKLRLASLLASRRATLSPDQAMRVADGFLTDASPIIRRAALIWAGEDRLVDLQDRIEDSIRPANTTPVLLETFLATTEILTSEFSEAFDRRVVKAKQLPRKDVGTLIRRIAWDSSIQPAVRAIAIRRLQPPLTDSTAERLIQTAHSTDHSAAMAAIGVLGKMTDRRSRECLMTIAMDSSRSSELRCEALLMLASDPAVEPKPLLSLLDDAQPSVAEEAARTLRGFIADPIVRAAAERRLESTLVSPDAITRHFAMALGRPAGDRPNDLDGWLQNAASGGDPAAGRRVFLSNHATCAKCHSLSGRDDTLGPDLSRIALSVDRAQLIRSVLDPSADFAPQYQAWTILTADGQVVTGLQIDQKAGGAIEIMSTEGVMRRIEGEDVEDYQASRRSVMPSGLEQNLTAKEFRDLIAFLASRK, from the coding sequence ATGCGTTGGTTGTGCGGAATCGGGGCTTGCTGGTTTTGGGGGTGGTTTGCCGGCGTCATAGCGGCCGTCGACAACACGACCTTACCCATGGTGGCCGATCCGGATCTGCGGCTGACGTTGATCGCGTCGGACCCGGACATCGTGACGCCGATCGGTCTGGCGATTGCTGCCTCGGGCCGCTTGTTCGTCTTGGAATCGCATACCCACGAATCCGCGGCCGATTATCCGGGGCCCGATTCGGATCGCATCAAGGTTTTCGCCGATGAAGACGGCGACGGCGATTACGAATCGGTCACCCTCTTTGCCGATGGCTTGGTACAAGGATTGACGATCGCGTTTTCGCCGGTGGGAGATCTGTATGCCGTGTGTGCCAGGTCGGTCTATCGGTTGCCCGATCGTGATCAGGATGGCCGCAGTGACGGGCTGCAGCGAATCATTGATGTCAAAACCAAAGGACGCTATTCGCACAACGCTTTGCTGGGGATCACGTTCGATGCCGACGGAAACCTGTTCCTTTCGCGAGGCAATCTGGGTGGCCAAGCGTACCGTGTGGTGGGTTCCGACGGCACGGAAGTTCGCGGCTACGGTGATGGCGGAAACATCATGCGCTCTGACGCCGATGGCGGGCGATTGATCGAATACGCGACCGGATTTTGGAATCCGTTTGGAATCAAGTTCGACAGCGGTGGGCGGCTGCTGTGTGTCGACAATGATCCTGATGCTCGTGGACCGAATCGACTGATTCATGTCGTTCGGGGTGGTGATTACGGATACCGTTCGCTTCACGGCGGCAGCGGGACCCATCCGTATCAAGGCTGGGACGGTGATCCGCTGAGCGATCCGCCGGGGACCCTGCCCTACATCAGTGGCACCGGCGAAGCACCGTGTGATTTGTTGGATTTGTCGCGGACGAATTTTCCGACGAAGTATCGCGACAGTTTGCTAGTCAGCGTCTGGACAGAAAACACAATCGAATGGCATCGATTGCGGCCAAAGGGAATCTCCATCACTGCTGACGTCGAACGATTGATTCAGGGCAACGCGGATTTCCGTCCGGTGGCGTTTGATGTCGGACCCGGTGGCGATGTCTTTTTCACGGATTGGGTCCAGGTGGATTATCCCAATCACGGACGCGGCCGCATCTGGCGACTGTCATCGACCCGAACCAGGACCGATGCGATGTTGCCACGCCCGATGTTTGGCTCAAGATCATCGAACGATGCCGGTGATCGTTTTCGTCAAGCAGCAGAAACGATTGCGGAATCAAACCAAGGAATCATCGATGCACTCAGTGCCGCAGACCCCTTCCAAAATCACCTTGGTGTAATGCAGCTTGCTGCACCGGAGAATTCAGCGTTGCGGCAAAAGCTGGCCGTGTCATCGGACCCGAAGCTTCGTCTGGCGTCGTTGTTGGCATCACGTCGAGCGACGCTTTCACCCGACCAAGCGATGCGGGTCGCCGATGGCTTTTTGACCGATGCCAGCCCGATCATCCGTCGTGCCGCACTGATTTGGGCCGGCGAAGATCGTTTGGTGGATCTTCAAGACCGAATCGAAGACTCCATCCGTCCCGCCAATACGACGCCTGTCCTGTTGGAAACCTTTTTGGCGACCACGGAAATCTTGACGTCTGAATTCTCCGAAGCCTTCGACCGGCGCGTTGTCAAAGCCAAACAGCTGCCCAGAAAGGATGTGGGAACCTTGATCCGCCGAATCGCCTGGGATTCCAGCATCCAGCCGGCCGTCCGCGCGATTGCAATCAGGCGACTGCAACCGCCGTTGACTGATTCGACGGCCGAGCGATTGATCCAGACGGCCCATTCGACCGATCACTCCGCCGCCATGGCCGCCATCGGTGTTCTGGGCAAGATGACCGACCGAAGGTCACGCGAGTGTTTGATGACCATTGCGATGGATTCATCACGGTCGTCTGAACTGCGATGCGAAGCACTGTTGATGCTGGCAAGCGATCCGGCGGTGGAACCAAAGCCATTGCTGTCGTTGCTTGATGACGCACAGCCCAGTGTGGCCGAGGAAGCGGCGCGAACGCTGCGGGGCTTCATTGCCGATCCGATCGTGCGAGCTGCCGCGGAACGTCGTTTGGAATCCACATTGGTGTCACCCGATGCCATCACGCGTCACTTCGCGATGGCTTTGGGCCGGCCCGCCGGCGATCGACCGAATGATCTTGATGGCTGGTTGCAAAACGCAGCGTCGGGAGGCGATCCTGCGGCAGGGCGTCGAGTTTTTCTTAGTAACCACGCGACGTGCGCGAAATGTCATTCACTTTCCGGACGTGACGATACGCTGGGTCCGGACCTTAGCCGTATTGCTTTGTCAGTCGACCGGGCACAATTGATCCGGTCCGTGTTGGATCCGTCGGCGGACTTTGCACCGCAGTATCAAGCCTGGACGATCTTAACCGCCGACGGTCAGGTGGTGACGGGGTTGCAGATCGACCAGAAAGCCGGTGGCGCGATCGAGATCATGTCGACCGAAGGCGTGATGCGACGCATCGAGGGCGAAGACGTCGAAGACTACCAGGCGTCACGCCGATCGGTGATGCCGTCCGGGTTGGAGCAGAATCTGACGGCCAAAGAGTTTCGTGACTTGATCGCGTTTTTGGCATCCCGCAAGTAG